One window of the Candidatus Bathyarchaeota archaeon genome contains the following:
- a CDS encoding ATP-binding protein produces the protein MLKDDLERFNEWWFTGEIRRTLAPPFKRYAFDHLRKSLEERQILLMVGMRRVGKTTLLYQLVEKLLEDHRPESILYFSFDEARWNPRDVLEAYERSVLRRPLEECGRTFVFFDEIQYSTGWPAIIKQFYDLYPNLKFFISGSSSLLLARESLEKLAGRFFHFNLKPLTFPEFLEMKGGRIGDLEASPRRMESYFLDYLRKAGFPEIVNWDDERKISEYIRNSVIDRVILRDLPLVLKARDVELSERIIGLILSNPGSILNVNSLAANMGRSRITISNYLKHLELSLLVRALSNFRPSHLASSRKLKKYYPATTSLIYSYSKRIFEEYTGKVLETYVVNALDAKYYFRKGRKEINILLLRDGEVVPVEVKESVNEENLRKFSKLVKGIGGGEGLLISLNQEMEKEQIRVLPAYLIEQKAWSPSNNNPIYY, from the coding sequence ATGTTGAAGGATGACCTGGAAAGGTTTAATGAATGGTGGTTCACGGGCGAGATAAGGAGGACGCTTGCGCCCCCCTTCAAGAGATACGCCTTCGACCATCTCCGTAAGTCCCTGGAGGAGAGGCAGATCCTTCTAATGGTTGGGATGAGGAGGGTTGGAAAGACCACCCTACTCTATCAATTGGTGGAGAAGTTGCTGGAGGATCATAGGCCGGAATCCATACTCTACTTCTCCTTCGATGAGGCGAGATGGAACCCGAGGGATGTCCTGGAGGCCTATGAGAGGAGCGTCCTCAGGAGGCCGTTGGAGGAATGCGGGAGAACCTTCGTCTTCTTCGATGAAATCCAGTACTCCACGGGTTGGCCGGCCATAATTAAACAGTTTTATGACCTTTACCCCAATTTAAAATTTTTTATTTCAGGCTCGTCCAGCCTGCTCCTGGCTAGGGAAAGCCTGGAAAAGCTCGCAGGCAGATTCTTCCATTTTAACCTCAAGCCGCTGACCTTCCCCGAATTCCTGGAGATGAAGGGTGGGAGAATAGGGGATCTCGAAGCCTCCCCGAGGAGGATGGAATCATACTTCCTCGATTATTTAAGGAAGGCGGGGTTCCCGGAGATCGTGAACTGGGATGACGAAAGGAAGATCTCAGAATACATCAGAAACTCCGTTATAGACAGGGTGATTCTAAGGGATCTCCCCCTAGTCTTAAAGGCTAGGGATGTGGAGTTATCGGAGAGGATCATAGGCTTGATCCTTTCGAATCCCGGCTCGATCCTAAACGTGAACTCTTTAGCTGCGAATATGGGGAGAAGCAGGATAACCATCTCCAACTACCTGAAGCATTTAGAGCTGAGCTTACTGGTGAGGGCGCTGAGCAACTTCAGACCATCCCATCTGGCCTCTTCGAGGAAACTTAAAAAATACTATCCGGCCACCACCTCGCTCATCTACTCCTACTCTAAGAGGATCTTCGAGGAATACACCGGGAAAGTGCTGGAGACATACGTAGTAAACGCGTTAGATGCCAAGTACTACTTTAGAAAGGGAAGGAAAGAAATAAACATTTTATTGTTAAGGGATGGGGAAGTCGTACCGGTAGAGGTAAAGGAGAGCGTGAACGAGGAAAACCTCAGAAAATTCTCGAAACTGGTGAAGGGCATAGGAGGCGGGGAAGGCCTCCTGATATCGCTGAACCAGGAGATGGAGAAGGAGCAGATCAGGGTCCTCCCCGCATACCTAATCGAACAAAAAGCTTGGAGCCCCTCCAACAATAACCCTATTTATTATTAG
- a CDS encoding 50S ribosomal protein L11 gives MGEKKLVEAIVEGGKATAGPPLGPALSPLGVNVLMIVNAINDLTRDYGGMKVPVKVIVDVETKEFEVEVGTPTASALIVKELKLEKGSGAPGSSFIGDLSMDQVIRIARMKRPDMYAKTLKGAVKTVLGACQSMGVKVEGKEAKLVSQELDQGLYDEKITEES, from the coding sequence TTGGGAGAGAAGAAATTGGTTGAAGCCATCGTGGAGGGAGGCAAAGCCACGGCCGGCCCACCCCTCGGGCCAGCCCTAAGCCCCCTAGGCGTGAACGTCCTAATGATAGTCAACGCGATAAACGATTTGACCAGGGACTACGGCGGCATGAAAGTACCCGTAAAGGTTATAGTCGACGTGGAGACGAAGGAGTTCGAGGTGGAGGTCGGAACACCCACAGCCTCAGCCCTCATAGTGAAAGAGCTTAAACTGGAGAAGGGATCCGGCGCACCCGGATCCAGCTTCATAGGCGACCTATCCATGGACCAGGTGATCCGGATAGCCCGGATGAAGAGGCCGGACATGTACGCTAAAACCCTGAAGGGCGCCGTCAAGACCGTGCTGGGGGCATGCCAGAGCATGGGCGTCAAGGTCGAGGGGAAGGAGGCGAAGCTCGTATCCCAAGAGCTGGACCAGGGATTATACGATGAGAAGATAACGGAGGAATCCTAA
- a CDS encoding DUF5615 family PIN-like protein, giving the protein MARILADENIPKSIATWLQSIGYDTVRTSEVGLKGAADSRILEYAKAEDRIILTLDLDFASPYYRMGGLFSVIIIRLHPATPDRIKNLLERFLAKIDLKSGFSLNSYILFSHFAICLVNSSKSESLVCRNS; this is encoded by the coding sequence TTGGCGAGGATTCTAGCGGATGAGAATATTCCGAAATCTATTGCGACCTGGCTTCAGAGTATCGGGTATGATACCGTACGCACCTCGGAAGTCGGCTTAAAAGGAGCCGCTGACAGCAGAATCCTTGAATACGCCAAGGCTGAGGATAGAATCATATTGACACTCGACCTAGATTTCGCATCCCCCTATTATAGAATGGGCGGCCTCTTCTCCGTTATTATTATTCGCCTTCACCCAGCTACGCCCGATAGGATTAAGAACCTCCTTGAAAGATTCCTCGCTAAAATCGATTTGAAAAGCGGATTTAGCCTTAACTCTTACATTCTTTTCAGCCACTTCGCGATATGCCTGGTGAATTCATCGAAGTCCGAGAGTCTAGTCTGCAGGAACTCGTAG
- a CDS encoding DUF433 domain-containing protein, which translates to MWNPSGGVSGGSGGSRRRRQGRARRKEYKIRSKTIEDILKEYPELTREDVQAALEYISKILRREIVAPL; encoded by the coding sequence CTGTGGAATCCTTCGGGAGGGGTCTCTGGAGGTTCAGGTGGGAGCCGAAGGAGAAGACAAGGGAGAGCGAGAAGAAAGGAGTATAAGATAAGATCCAAAACCATCGAGGATATTTTAAAGGAGTACCCTGAGCTGACCCGGGAAGATGTACAGGCAGCCCTCGAATACATCTCAAAGATTTTGAGACGTGAAATAGTAGCGCCTCTTTGA
- a CDS encoding nucleotidyltransferase domain-containing protein codes for MLNGVLEGLAGFFEGEGKILLAYLFGSYAKGSRGPLSDVDVAVLLSEEPDTSKELLEYYLYLLNRLSEILGDRVDLVILNVSPPLLKYQVIKHGRVVYSRDERARVEFEARSLREYLDLSRLTERYDECLMGQALA; via the coding sequence ATGTTGAATGGGGTGCTTGAAGGCTTAGCCGGGTTCTTCGAGGGTGAGGGGAAGATCCTATTAGCCTACCTGTTCGGCTCATATGCGAAGGGGAGCCGTGGTCCCCTAAGCGATGTCGACGTGGCTGTCCTGCTCTCCGAGGAACCCGATACCTCGAAGGAGCTACTTGAATATTACCTGTACCTTTTGAATAGGCTATCGGAGATATTGGGGGACAGGGTTGACCTGGTAATCCTGAATGTTTCCCCGCCGCTGCTCAAGTATCAGGTGATAAAGCATGGCAGGGTCGTCTACTCCAGGGATGAGAGGGCTAGGGTGGAGTTTGAGGCGAGGAGCCTGAGGGAATACCTGGATCTCAGCAGGTTGACGGAGAGGTATGATGAATGCCTCATGGGGCAGGCCCTAGCGTAG
- a CDS encoding AAA family ATPase — translation MGGGRASPPRTPTGIEGLDAMIKGGIPKGRIVVVCGGPGTGKTTLAMQYLVNGVQKFGENGLYVSFDESMEKIFEEASYYGWDLEGLHRRGEIGFLDLSSQIKGRGFSMEKLSKAIRDSAYKVKAERISVDPLAALTLSFPDMMERRTAILALFEALAETGATSIVTDEVRGDSDRAILLEEYLADGVIILRSSQVERGRVRTIEVEKMRGTPIDDQVRPYIIGDDGLEVISERDIFSFAAELLTRR, via the coding sequence ATGGGTGGAGGCAGGGCTTCGCCGCCCAGGACACCCACCGGGATAGAGGGATTGGACGCCATGATCAAGGGTGGGATCCCCAAGGGCAGGATCGTGGTCGTATGCGGGGGGCCTGGGACCGGGAAGACCACCCTTGCGATGCAATACCTCGTGAACGGAGTTCAGAAATTCGGGGAGAACGGGCTATACGTAAGCTTCGACGAGTCCATGGAGAAGATATTTGAGGAGGCCAGCTATTACGGATGGGACCTCGAAGGCCTCCACCGTAGGGGTGAGATAGGCTTCCTAGACCTCTCATCCCAGATAAAGGGTAGGGGCTTCTCGATGGAGAAGCTTTCCAAGGCGATAAGGGATTCAGCCTACAAGGTCAAGGCTGAGAGGATATCCGTCGATCCCTTAGCGGCGTTAACCCTGTCCTTCCCGGACATGATGGAGAGGCGGACCGCCATACTCGCGTTGTTCGAGGCTCTGGCTGAGACCGGGGCCACCTCGATAGTTACGGATGAGGTTAGAGGCGACTCCGATAGGGCGATACTCCTCGAGGAATACCTGGCCGACGGCGTCATAATCCTCAGATCCTCCCAGGTGGAGAGGGGGCGCGTCAGAACCATAGAAGTGGAGAAGATGCGGGGAACCCCTATAGACGATCAGGTCAGGCCCTACATAATAGGGGATGACGGGTTGGAGGTGATCTCGGAGAGGGACATATTCTCATTCGCCGCGGAGCTGCTCACCAGGAGGTAG
- a CDS encoding glycosyltransferase yields MIPLIYGLAPIHVPSFFYLDLMARGRIIPRGRYRGEPISVVIPCHNEEAVIGNTLKALLRIKRGDWEVIGVDDGSSDRTFEVASSFEGVRVLRREGGGRGKGEAV; encoded by the coding sequence TTGATCCCCCTGATCTACGGGTTAGCCCCGATCCATGTTCCTTCCTTCTTCTATCTGGACCTCATGGCGAGGGGGAGGATCATACCCAGGGGCCGCTACAGGGGGGAGCCGATCTCAGTGGTTATCCCCTGCCACAACGAGGAGGCCGTCATAGGGAATACTTTGAAGGCGCTGTTGAGGATTAAACGGGGGGATTGGGAGGTTATAGGCGTAGATGATGGGAGCAGCGACCGCACCTTCGAGGTGGCCTCCTCCTTTGAGGGGGTCAGGGTCCTCCGGAGGGAAGGGGGTGGGAGGGGGAAGGGCGAAGCCGTA
- a CDS encoding preprotein translocase subunit SecE, producing the protein MSTGSFVQSVKRLMHVLHRPSRREAWLLVKVSIIGVAALGVVGFIVRALFWIVGLSPVRGG; encoded by the coding sequence ATGTCGACCGGCAGCTTCGTACAATCCGTCAAGAGGCTGATGCACGTCCTCCACAGGCCCAGCCGCAGGGAGGCCTGGCTCCTAGTCAAGGTCTCCATCATAGGGGTGGCCGCCCTAGGAGTGGTAGGCTTCATAGTCAGGGCCCTATTCTGGATAGTGGGCCTATCGCCGGTCAGGGGCGGCTGA
- a CDS encoding glycosyltransferase family 2 protein, whose protein sequence is AKHDIICVLDADSRPHRRALEYLVPYLRAKRVAASCGIVKVRNKRVNWLTEIVSFEYTLANYIQWKKSMIDSYVPWMPGTITLVKRALAEFPPSLVEDAELSAKLVEDGYVIIVDKRAAASEIAPTTLRAYLRQRVRWARGNWSLLKYFRNRRILMNYLLTFFERIQPALTVISYILFGWGIYTRSYAVDFVLTPLWGFTIAVMLLLYRQAVRETREKYRLRTYILYFLASSFLYLAIWVRSLFPLKGWHKTRRVRDYR, encoded by the coding sequence TGCGAAGCATGACATCATATGCGTATTGGATGCGGATTCCAGGCCACACCGTCGCGCCCTGGAGTATCTAGTCCCATATCTCAGGGCTAAACGGGTAGCAGCCTCATGCGGCATAGTCAAGGTCAGGAATAAACGGGTGAACTGGCTTACGGAGATCGTGTCCTTCGAGTATACCCTGGCGAATTATATTCAATGGAAGAAGTCCATGATAGACTCCTATGTTCCATGGATGCCGGGGACCATAACTCTGGTGAAGAGGGCCCTCGCGGAGTTTCCCCCATCCCTGGTTGAGGATGCGGAGCTGAGCGCCAAGCTCGTCGAGGACGGCTACGTAATAATCGTGGATAAACGGGCCGCCGCCTCGGAGATCGCCCCGACGACCCTGAGGGCCTACCTGAGGCAGAGGGTTAGGTGGGCTAGGGGCAACTGGAGCCTCCTCAAATACTTTAGGAACCGGAGGATCTTAATGAATTATCTCTTAACTTTCTTCGAGCGCATCCAGCCGGCCTTGACGGTCATCAGCTACATCCTCTTCGGATGGGGCATCTACACCCGAAGCTACGCCGTGGACTTCGTCCTCACCCCCCTATGGGGCTTCACCATAGCGGTTATGCTCCTCCTCTACAGGCAAGCGGTGAGGGAGACCCGGGAGAAGTATAGGCTGAGAACCTACATCCTATACTTCCTCGCATCCTCGTTCCTCTACCTAGCAATATGGGTGAGGAGCCTGTTCCCCCTAAAGGGATGGCATAAAACCCGGCGGGTAAGGGATTACCGTTGA
- a CDS encoding transcription elongation factor Spt5, whose translation MNGKGSDASTGEGAHAGAGPGRGMMIFAVRTTTGQERTVANLLASRVAARGLPVASIFVPEAVRGYIFVEAAGPHVVDEAISGLKHARGRTRGTVNIGDIEKFIVVKPVIEELAEGGVVEVVAGPFKGLRARITGVDRVKEEVTIELLEEGFAILPITVHADYVKPLEKEKGEGERIGREEIG comes from the coding sequence GTGAACGGGAAAGGATCAGACGCATCAACCGGGGAAGGGGCCCACGCTGGAGCCGGGCCTGGGAGGGGCATGATGATATTCGCGGTGAGGACGACCACTGGCCAGGAGAGGACCGTAGCCAACCTCCTCGCCTCCAGGGTTGCAGCCAGGGGGCTCCCGGTAGCCAGCATATTCGTCCCTGAGGCCGTGAGGGGCTACATATTCGTGGAGGCCGCGGGCCCCCACGTGGTGGACGAGGCGATATCCGGGCTTAAACACGCCAGGGGCCGTACGAGAGGTACGGTGAACATAGGCGACATAGAGAAGTTCATAGTGGTCAAGCCGGTGATAGAGGAGTTGGCTGAGGGCGGCGTGGTCGAGGTGGTAGCCGGGCCCTTCAAGGGCTTGAGGGCCAGGATAACCGGGGTGGACAGGGTCAAGGAGGAGGTCACCATAGAGCTCCTGGAGGAGGGCTTCGCGATCCTACCCATAACCGTCCACGCCGACTACGTTAAACCCTTGGAGAAGGAGAAGGGTGAGGGCGAGAGGATTGGGAGAGAAGAAATTGGTTGA
- a CDS encoding DUF86 domain-containing protein: MPHGAGPSVDEALISAKLGRLRQYRGFLEALRGTSIEEFMGDFKVSGAAERYLQVSIECLIDVGSEVISSLQLRRPERYRDIPYILAEEGIIPREFAETLASMIGFRDLLVHDYASIDLKLVYEFLQTRLSDFDEFTRHIAKWLKRM; this comes from the coding sequence ATGCCTCATGGGGCAGGCCCTAGCGTAGACGAGGCCTTGATCTCGGCTAAGCTGGGCAGGTTGAGGCAGTACCGGGGATTCTTGGAGGCGCTGCGGGGAACCAGCATCGAGGAGTTTATGGGGGATTTCAAGGTGAGCGGGGCCGCCGAAAGATATCTTCAAGTCTCCATAGAATGTCTGATAGACGTGGGCAGCGAGGTAATCTCCTCCCTCCAGCTTCGCAGGCCGGAACGCTACAGGGACATCCCGTACATCCTGGCCGAGGAGGGGATCATCCCCAGGGAGTTCGCGGAGACCCTCGCCTCGATGATAGGGTTCAGGGACCTCCTCGTCCACGACTACGCATCCATAGACTTGAAGCTGGTCTACGAGTTCCTGCAGACTAGACTCTCGGACTTCGATGAATTCACCAGGCATATCGCGAAGTGGCTGAAAAGAATGTAA
- a CDS encoding mandelate racemase/muconate lactonizing enzyme family protein — translation MRIVEVKAYPLAEGAHPGEKPWMYTPYWRSLFKARAWGQRGISMCLVEVVTDEGLRGYGESIVREVPGATALIVNELLRPILLGCDPFDVEVLWQRMYHTLRTRGHHKGFLVEALSGVDCALWDILGKAVGKPVYKLIGGLERDRVKAYASSIPYGKPEEVSSTALRLVEEGHDQLKLKVGMGPAGLGWRSDERNIKALREALGYDVDLIVDANSAFTYRQALRLGRTLERYEVLFFEEPVPPDNLEGYVRLTESLDVPICGGESHYLKYDFRDLISRHAVDMINPDLARIGGLTEARKIAAIAEAYEVEITPHIGLSGVGCRAATLQLCASLPERLFLAYEYMYKGVENPLIKGILKEELEKFDKGYVKVPDKPGLGLALDMEAVQRHLINQPT, via the coding sequence TTGAGGATAGTTGAGGTTAAGGCTTATCCCCTGGCTGAGGGTGCCCATCCCGGGGAGAAGCCCTGGATGTACACGCCTTATTGGAGGAGCCTATTTAAGGCTCGGGCTTGGGGTCAACGCGGCATCTCCATGTGCCTAGTCGAGGTCGTGACGGATGAGGGGTTGAGGGGCTACGGCGAATCCATCGTTAGGGAGGTGCCTGGGGCCACCGCCCTGATAGTGAACGAGCTTTTGAGGCCGATACTGCTGGGGTGCGACCCATTCGACGTGGAGGTTCTATGGCAGCGCATGTATCATACCTTGAGGACGAGGGGCCATCATAAAGGGTTCCTGGTTGAGGCTTTGTCGGGGGTTGACTGCGCCCTATGGGATATACTCGGGAAGGCCGTGGGTAAGCCGGTTTACAAGCTGATCGGAGGCCTCGAGAGGGATAGGGTTAAAGCCTACGCCTCATCGATACCCTACGGCAAGCCCGAAGAGGTCTCCAGCACAGCTTTAAGGCTGGTTGAGGAGGGGCATGACCAGCTGAAGCTTAAGGTGGGGATGGGCCCCGCAGGCCTAGGATGGAGGAGCGACGAGAGGAACATTAAGGCCTTGAGGGAGGCCTTGGGCTACGATGTGGATTTGATCGTGGATGCGAACTCCGCCTTCACCTATAGGCAGGCGCTGAGGCTCGGCAGAACCCTTGAGAGGTATGAGGTCCTCTTCTTCGAGGAGCCCGTCCCACCGGACAACCTGGAGGGATACGTGAGGCTCACCGAATCCCTCGACGTCCCGATATGCGGCGGCGAATCCCACTATTTAAAATACGACTTCAGGGATCTAATCTCCAGGCACGCCGTAGACATGATCAACCCCGACCTGGCCAGGATCGGGGGATTAACCGAGGCTAGGAAGATCGCCGCCATAGCCGAAGCCTACGAGGTTGAGATAACCCCCCATATAGGGTTGTCGGGCGTAGGCTGCAGGGCGGCGACGCTGCAGCTATGCGCATCCCTCCCGGAGCGCCTATTCCTAGCCTACGAGTACATGTACAAGGGGGTGGAGAACCCCCTCATCAAGGGGATCCTAAAGGAGGAACTGGAGAAATTCGATAAGGGCTACGTGAAGGTCCCGGATAAACCCGGCCTAGGATTAGCCTTGGACATGGAAGCCGTACAAAGACACTTAATAAACCAACCCACATAA